One genomic window of Glycine max cultivar Williams 82 chromosome 16, Glycine_max_v4.0, whole genome shotgun sequence includes the following:
- the LOC100800896 gene encoding uncharacterized protein isoform X3, with amino-acid sequence MGSNGSKATSSSFGSSSSSSSSSGSLRKGRSKGLKVFQSCCLGTTSGSHDSDNEDQVCDQNKVNGSDVTYADGNGTDSDEVKTESFRKVIAGEMTCVPSNIDLDGWGETSIPNTSSRTGSISVHSSSTHSLNPTSHCLSRFSLIPGNVSFRLSRTTSLGSSRPRPVSSANLSIFDNEDEHNLNPGSPGRLINRSETQQCSNLLPASFSNQIHAQCHEDASNNSRSNVPTSGVVGNLQSYPTDGVCARERPDVNLFSLRIQTDTENVDNDTRHIDQRIGAREPVERNVRFSRTLSVGRLRDRVLRQSTLSDLTFFPLQQERELRDASLPSQDIIDRQAVEGDSRVSPSDHSTINSSTSRYPPSSMSNSIFSIQDYEVETSRLREGRYQDLLEHRSNFLERRRRIRPQVLDEIHLQSVVLSSRPSVSSIGPVPAPNDVVDSLPVKLYEKLHKHQEDAAQCYICLVEYEDGDNMRVLPCHHEFHRTCIDKWLKEIHRVCPLCRGDICISDSTPTENSSD; translated from the exons ATGGGTTCCAATGGTAGCAAAGCCACTTCTTCGTCTTTCGGtagttcttcttcttcatcgtcTTCTTCGGGGAGTTTAAGGAAAGGTCGATCTAAGGGCCTTAAAGTTTTTCAATCTTGTTGTCTTGGAACAACTTCTGGTTCTCACGACAGTGATAATGAAGACCAG GTTTGTGATCAGAATAAAGTAAATGGCAGTGATGTAACATATGCTGATGGCAATGGAACAGACTCAGATGAGGTGAAAACAGAGTCATTTAGAAAGGTTATAGCTGGTGAAATGACTTGTGTGCCTTCTAACATTGACCTTGATGGATGGGGAGAAACAAGCATCCCCAACACTTCATCCAGAACTGGAAGCATCTCTGTCCATTCTTCTTCAACTCATTCCTTGAACCCTACAAGTCATTGCCTTTCTCGGTTTAGCCTCATTCCTGGTAATGTAAGCTTCAGACTTAGCAGAACCACTAGTTTGGGGTCATCAAGGCCTCGTCCTGTTTCTTCTGCCAATCTCTCAATATTTGACAATGAAGATGAGCATAATCTCAATCCTGGATCTCCTGGAAGATTGATAAACAGAAGTGAAACACAACAATGTAGTAACTTGCTTCCCGCATCTTTTTCCAATCAAATACATGCACAGTGTCATGAAGACGCTTCTAATAATTCAAGGTCAAATGTCCCGACATCAGGCGTAGTTGGAAACTTGCAGAGCTATCCCACAGATGGAGTATGTGCAAGAGAAAGGCCAGACGTGAACTTATTTTCTCTGAGAATTCAAACAGACACAGAAAATGTTGACAATGACACAAGACATATTGATCAACGAATTGGTGCTCGAGAACCAGTTGAACGGAATGTTCGTTTTAGCCGAACTTTAAGTGTTGGAAGGCTTCGTGACAGAGTTCTTCGTCAATCAACATTGTCTGACCTCACCTTTTTCCCTTTGCAACAAGAGAGAGAGCTGAGAGATGCTAGCCTTCCTAGCCAAGATATTATTGACAGGCAAGCAGTGGAGGGAGATTCAAGAGTGTCACCATCTGATCATAGTACCATTAATTCTTCAACATCTAGATATCCTCCATCTAGTATGTCTAACTCCATCTTTAGCATCCAAGACTATGAGGTTGAGACTTCACGATTGAGAGAAGGTAGGTATCAGGATCTACTGGAGCATAGGTCCAATTTCCTTGAACGGAGAAGAAGAATACGGCCCCAG GTTCTGGATGAAATTCACCTGCAATCTGTTGTTTTATCTTCCCGCCCATCTGTATCTTCTATTGGACCTGTTCCTGCACCTAATGATGTTGTCGATTCCTTGCCTGTCAAATTATATGAGAAGTTGCATAAGCATCAAGAGGATGCTGCACA ATGCTATATATGCCTTGTGGAGTATGAGGATGGAGACAACATGCGAGTACTACCGTGCCATCATGAATTTCATAGAACATGTATAGACAAGTGGCTGAAGGAGATTCACAG GGTATGCCCACTTTGTCGAGGGGACATATGCATATCTGATTCAACGCCAACAGAGAACTCGAGTGACTAG
- the LOC100800896 gene encoding uncharacterized protein isoform X1, translating into MGSNGSKATSSSFGSSSSSSSSSGSLRKGRSKGLKVFQSCCLGTTSGSHDSDNEDQVCDQNKVNGSDVTYADGNGTDSDEVKTESFRKVIAGEMTCVPSNIDLDGWGETSIPNTSSRTGSISVHSSSTHSLNPTSHCLSRFSLIPGNVSFRLSRTTSLGSSRPRPVSSANLSIFDNEDEHNLNPGSPGRLINRSETQQCSNLLPASFSNQIHAQCHEDASNNSRSNVPTSGVVGNLQSYPTDGVCARERPDVNLFSLRIQTDTENVDNDTRHIDQRIGAREPVERNVRFSRTLSVGRLRDRVLRQSTLSDLTFFPLQQERELRDASLPSQDIIDRQAVEGDSRVSPSDHSTINSSTSRYPPSSMSNSIFSIQDYEVETSRLREGRYQDLLEHRSNFLERRRRIRPQVHALQRLGSRFENLSGHDRTCVLSGQHRNGRCTCRINNRNTNSNDDTGARANISRIVMLAEALFEVLDEIHLQSVVLSSRPSVSSIGPVPAPNDVVDSLPVKLYEKLHKHQEDAAQCYICLVEYEDGDNMRVLPCHHEFHRTCIDKWLKEIHRVCPLCRGDICISDSTPTENSSD; encoded by the exons ATGGGTTCCAATGGTAGCAAAGCCACTTCTTCGTCTTTCGGtagttcttcttcttcatcgtcTTCTTCGGGGAGTTTAAGGAAAGGTCGATCTAAGGGCCTTAAAGTTTTTCAATCTTGTTGTCTTGGAACAACTTCTGGTTCTCACGACAGTGATAATGAAGACCAG GTTTGTGATCAGAATAAAGTAAATGGCAGTGATGTAACATATGCTGATGGCAATGGAACAGACTCAGATGAGGTGAAAACAGAGTCATTTAGAAAGGTTATAGCTGGTGAAATGACTTGTGTGCCTTCTAACATTGACCTTGATGGATGGGGAGAAACAAGCATCCCCAACACTTCATCCAGAACTGGAAGCATCTCTGTCCATTCTTCTTCAACTCATTCCTTGAACCCTACAAGTCATTGCCTTTCTCGGTTTAGCCTCATTCCTGGTAATGTAAGCTTCAGACTTAGCAGAACCACTAGTTTGGGGTCATCAAGGCCTCGTCCTGTTTCTTCTGCCAATCTCTCAATATTTGACAATGAAGATGAGCATAATCTCAATCCTGGATCTCCTGGAAGATTGATAAACAGAAGTGAAACACAACAATGTAGTAACTTGCTTCCCGCATCTTTTTCCAATCAAATACATGCACAGTGTCATGAAGACGCTTCTAATAATTCAAGGTCAAATGTCCCGACATCAGGCGTAGTTGGAAACTTGCAGAGCTATCCCACAGATGGAGTATGTGCAAGAGAAAGGCCAGACGTGAACTTATTTTCTCTGAGAATTCAAACAGACACAGAAAATGTTGACAATGACACAAGACATATTGATCAACGAATTGGTGCTCGAGAACCAGTTGAACGGAATGTTCGTTTTAGCCGAACTTTAAGTGTTGGAAGGCTTCGTGACAGAGTTCTTCGTCAATCAACATTGTCTGACCTCACCTTTTTCCCTTTGCAACAAGAGAGAGAGCTGAGAGATGCTAGCCTTCCTAGCCAAGATATTATTGACAGGCAAGCAGTGGAGGGAGATTCAAGAGTGTCACCATCTGATCATAGTACCATTAATTCTTCAACATCTAGATATCCTCCATCTAGTATGTCTAACTCCATCTTTAGCATCCAAGACTATGAGGTTGAGACTTCACGATTGAGAGAAGGTAGGTATCAGGATCTACTGGAGCATAGGTCCAATTTCCTTGAACGGAGAAGAAGAATACGGCCCCAG gtTCATGCTCTCCAGCGATTGGGTAGCCGGTTTGAAAATCTTTCTGGACATGATAGAACGTGTGTGTTGTCTGGTCAACATAGAAATGGTCGTTGTACATGCCGAATCAATAATCGTAACACTAATTCAAATGATGATACTGGTGCTAGAGCTAACATATCTAGAATTGTTATGCTTGCTGAAGCCCTATTTGAG GTTCTGGATGAAATTCACCTGCAATCTGTTGTTTTATCTTCCCGCCCATCTGTATCTTCTATTGGACCTGTTCCTGCACCTAATGATGTTGTCGATTCCTTGCCTGTCAAATTATATGAGAAGTTGCATAAGCATCAAGAGGATGCTGCACA ATGCTATATATGCCTTGTGGAGTATGAGGATGGAGACAACATGCGAGTACTACCGTGCCATCATGAATTTCATAGAACATGTATAGACAAGTGGCTGAAGGAGATTCACAG GGTATGCCCACTTTGTCGAGGGGACATATGCATATCTGATTCAACGCCAACAGAGAACTCGAGTGACTAG
- the LOC100800896 gene encoding uncharacterized protein isoform X2, with translation MGSNGSKATSSSFGSSSSSSSSSGSLRKGRSKGLKVFQSCCLGTTSGSHDSDNEDQVCDQNKVNGSDVTYADGNGTDSDEVKTESFRKVIAGEMTCVPSNIDLDGWGETSIPNTSSRTGSISVHSSSTHSLNPTSHCLSRFSLIPGNVSFRLSRTTSLGSSRPRPVSSANLSIFDNEDEHNLNPGSPGRLINRSETQQCSNLLPASFSNQIHAQCHEDASNNSRSNVPTSGVVGNLQSYPTDGVCARERPDVNLFSLRIQTDTENVDNDTRHIDQRIGAREPVERNVRFSRTLSVGRLRDRVLRQSTLSDLTFFPLQQERELRDASLPSQDIIDRQAVEGDSRVSPSDHSTINSSTSRYPPSSMSNSIFSIQDYEVETSRLREGRYQDLLEHRSNFLERRRRIRPQVHALQRLGSRFENLSGHDRTCVLSGQHRNGRCTCRINNRNTNSNDDTGARANISRIVMLAEALFEVLDEIHLQSVVLSSRPSVSSIGPVPAPNDVVDSLPVKLYEKLHKHQEDAAHNQILHCFQLKCHGRPFVVQLLRS, from the exons ATGGGTTCCAATGGTAGCAAAGCCACTTCTTCGTCTTTCGGtagttcttcttcttcatcgtcTTCTTCGGGGAGTTTAAGGAAAGGTCGATCTAAGGGCCTTAAAGTTTTTCAATCTTGTTGTCTTGGAACAACTTCTGGTTCTCACGACAGTGATAATGAAGACCAG GTTTGTGATCAGAATAAAGTAAATGGCAGTGATGTAACATATGCTGATGGCAATGGAACAGACTCAGATGAGGTGAAAACAGAGTCATTTAGAAAGGTTATAGCTGGTGAAATGACTTGTGTGCCTTCTAACATTGACCTTGATGGATGGGGAGAAACAAGCATCCCCAACACTTCATCCAGAACTGGAAGCATCTCTGTCCATTCTTCTTCAACTCATTCCTTGAACCCTACAAGTCATTGCCTTTCTCGGTTTAGCCTCATTCCTGGTAATGTAAGCTTCAGACTTAGCAGAACCACTAGTTTGGGGTCATCAAGGCCTCGTCCTGTTTCTTCTGCCAATCTCTCAATATTTGACAATGAAGATGAGCATAATCTCAATCCTGGATCTCCTGGAAGATTGATAAACAGAAGTGAAACACAACAATGTAGTAACTTGCTTCCCGCATCTTTTTCCAATCAAATACATGCACAGTGTCATGAAGACGCTTCTAATAATTCAAGGTCAAATGTCCCGACATCAGGCGTAGTTGGAAACTTGCAGAGCTATCCCACAGATGGAGTATGTGCAAGAGAAAGGCCAGACGTGAACTTATTTTCTCTGAGAATTCAAACAGACACAGAAAATGTTGACAATGACACAAGACATATTGATCAACGAATTGGTGCTCGAGAACCAGTTGAACGGAATGTTCGTTTTAGCCGAACTTTAAGTGTTGGAAGGCTTCGTGACAGAGTTCTTCGTCAATCAACATTGTCTGACCTCACCTTTTTCCCTTTGCAACAAGAGAGAGAGCTGAGAGATGCTAGCCTTCCTAGCCAAGATATTATTGACAGGCAAGCAGTGGAGGGAGATTCAAGAGTGTCACCATCTGATCATAGTACCATTAATTCTTCAACATCTAGATATCCTCCATCTAGTATGTCTAACTCCATCTTTAGCATCCAAGACTATGAGGTTGAGACTTCACGATTGAGAGAAGGTAGGTATCAGGATCTACTGGAGCATAGGTCCAATTTCCTTGAACGGAGAAGAAGAATACGGCCCCAG gtTCATGCTCTCCAGCGATTGGGTAGCCGGTTTGAAAATCTTTCTGGACATGATAGAACGTGTGTGTTGTCTGGTCAACATAGAAATGGTCGTTGTACATGCCGAATCAATAATCGTAACACTAATTCAAATGATGATACTGGTGCTAGAGCTAACATATCTAGAATTGTTATGCTTGCTGAAGCCCTATTTGAG GTTCTGGATGAAATTCACCTGCAATCTGTTGTTTTATCTTCCCGCCCATCTGTATCTTCTATTGGACCTGTTCCTGCACCTAATGATGTTGTCGATTCCTTGCCTGTCAAATTATATGAGAAGTTGCATAAGCATCAAGAGGATGCTGCACA CAATCAAATCCTCCATTGTTTCCAATTAAAATGCCATGGCCGTCCATTTGTTGTCCAATTACTAAGAAGCTAG